The genomic segment CTCACCAGGATGTTCCGGCTATGCTATTATCGTGACCATCACGAATAAGAACGGGAGCATACGATCGCCAACGAGAAGGCAGCAGGCATAAAGCGTGGCCGTCCCCCTCAGGGCGATCAAGCGATGACTGCTGCCGAGCGGAAACGCGCGCAGCGCCAGCGTGACGCCCGGGCGGCGACGGACGCCGTCGGCGATGAACAGAACGCGCCATTGCGGGCTCTTCTGGTCATCCTGGGACGGGTCGCAGCGTCAGAATCCGCTCGGCTTTCTGCACAACGCGCCTGGGCAGAAATCGGCCAGCGGTATGGTTTCGTGAATGTCACGGAACAACGGAGCACTGAAACAACACCGTCGAGGAACAAAGGATGAACGAAACGACGAAAGCCGAAAACCTGCGCCCCGGATGGAAGCCAGGGCAGTCCGGCAATCCGAAGGGCCGGCCCAGGGGAAGCCGCAACCGCGTCACCCTGGTCGCACTGGCCGCGATGGAGGACGGCGCCGAGGCCATCGCCAGAAAGGTGGTTGACTTGGCGAAGGAAGGTGACATGAGCGCTGCACGGCTGGTGATCGAGCGGCTGGTTCCAGTGGCCAAGGAGCGCCCGATCTTCCTGGCGCTGCCGGATACGGGCTCTGCCGACGGGATTGCCGAGGCGCAGAACGCCATCCTGCAAGCGGTGGCGGCCGGCGACCTTCTGCCCGGCGAGGCCGCGACTCTGGCCGGCATCGTCGAAGCGCGCCGCAAGGCCGTTGAGACACTAGAACTTGAAGCGCGACTCACCGCACTGGAGAGCAAGAAGTGACGGCAGCACTTGGACGAAGATTGACGAAGCTCGAACAGGAAGCGAATCCTGGAACGAGCGTCGCCGATGCCATACGACAGGTGTATGCCGACCGGCAGGCCGGTATCACGCGACCAGGGCGGGAGTACGTGCCGGGCAGGAGCCGTGTCGCTGACCTAATCCATGAGAGACGCATGGCACGGGGTGAAGCATGAGCGCGGCACTCAACAAACGCCTGTCGAAGGTCGAAGAAATTTCTGCACGTCGCGAAATTGGCACCGGATTGGATAGATGCGTTGAGAAGATGGGAACGAGCCGCGCCGAGATGCTGGCCGAATTCGGTAGTTTGGTCGCGTTTCGTGACTGGCTGGCCGGGCGAATTGCGGCGACCGACCGTCGAGACGAGGTGCAGCAGACAACATCCTCGAACTATCGGCAGTGGCAAGGCGATGGCGCGGTATCGGCGAAATGGGATGCGATTCTTGAACGGCACGAGGCGCTACAGACCGGCGCCCCTCCCGCGAGTCTCTCTTCCCGGAAAGTGGTACTGCAATGAATCCGCTCGCACGGCGGATGGCCAAGCTGGAACGGGCCGCACACCCCGATGCGAATTCCATCGCCATTATCATCTGCCGCATCATCGGCACCGATGGCGATGAGTTTGTCCGCGCGGTCATCGGTGACCAGATCGTCGACCGCCGTGCTGACGAGGGTGAAGACGACTTCGTGGAACGGGCGAAGGTCGAAGCACTGGCGCGCACCGAGCGCCGTCCGTGCCGCGTGCTTCTCCTGCCCGAGCAGGGACTGCAGTGAGCGCCCTGCAACGTCGCCTCGCAAGACTGGAAGACGTTCTGCTGCCGAAGCCCAGACCGGCGGTCTGCATGTTGAGCGAGCCAGCGAGCGATGCCCCGGCCGAGGCATGGGCGGAATACCAGCGACAGGTTGATGAAGCGACAGCCCGCGGGGATTTCCTCATCCTGCTGGTGCCGATGAAGCCGACCGACAGGCCGCGAACCGAGAAGGGTGTGACCTACTGCGGCAGCGAATTCGAGGCGCAGCTTGCTGCAGCGTCGATGCGTCCG from the Accumulibacter sp. genome contains:
- a CDS encoding DUF5681 domain-containing protein is translated as MNETTKAENLRPGWKPGQSGNPKGRPRGSRNRVTLVALAAMEDGAEAIARKVVDLAKEGDMSAARLVIERLVPVAKERPIFLALPDTGSADGIAEAQNAILQAVAAGDLLPGEAATLAGIVEARRKAVETLELEARLTALESKK